Proteins encoded by one window of bacterium:
- a CDS encoding M20/M25/M40 family metallo-hydrolase: MAAYLERTLCDLVSIRSVTREEAPLAAYIYDHLKTAGVAVERDEEGNITAEVGQGDRLLVVNGHMDTVPPVDGWKTDPFAARVEAGRVYGLGASDMKAGLACMMWLAQHVRPRTRTWFAFTNHEEGGSIIPRNGVRRLIGRARPDYAITTEPSYDDASGRLSIGIGCQGRAIAALTVVGRSGHSSDWRRADNAIYRGVAVIERIAAIAERLKPIEVVRGVQSVPSLSVVAAHAGVADNIIPDRLRLTVDRRLSVGEDYATFEAELREAAQGVNHELEISKLCLPTLADRNGHTLATAVEALQKTQGSAPIQFSQGRQDLSIFAERTHDFCNLGPGSIGQPHKANESASVAGMVAAARALHGLIEAI, translated from the coding sequence ATGGCGGCGTATCTCGAGCGGACCCTCTGCGATCTTGTCAGCATTCGAAGCGTGACCCGCGAAGAGGCGCCGCTCGCCGCGTACATCTACGATCACCTGAAGACCGCCGGGGTGGCCGTGGAACGCGATGAGGAGGGGAACATCACCGCGGAGGTCGGCCAAGGCGACCGCCTGCTCGTCGTGAACGGACACATGGACACGGTGCCTCCGGTAGACGGCTGGAAGACCGATCCGTTCGCGGCTCGGGTGGAGGCCGGCCGGGTGTATGGACTCGGCGCGTCCGACATGAAGGCGGGCCTCGCCTGCATGATGTGGCTCGCCCAACACGTGCGTCCGCGAACCCGCACGTGGTTTGCGTTCACGAACCATGAGGAGGGGGGCTCGATCATTCCCCGGAATGGCGTGCGCCGGCTGATTGGCCGGGCGCGACCGGACTACGCGATCACCACGGAACCTTCATACGATGACGCCTCAGGCCGTCTGTCGATCGGGATCGGGTGCCAGGGGCGGGCGATCGCGGCGCTCACCGTGGTCGGGCGGAGCGGCCACTCGTCGGACTGGCGCCGAGCCGACAACGCGATCTACCGGGGGGTCGCCGTGATCGAGCGGATCGCAGCGATCGCCGAGCGCCTCAAGCCCATCGAGGTGGTGCGGGGCGTGCAGAGCGTTCCATCGCTCTCGGTCGTTGCCGCTCACGCTGGGGTGGCGGACAATATCATTCCCGACCGGCTCAGGCTGACGGTGGACCGGCGGCTCTCCGTGGGGGAGGACTACGCCACATTCGAGGCGGAGCTCCGGGAGGCCGCCCAGGGCGTCAATCACGAGCTGGAGATCAGCAAGCTGTGCCTGCCCACGCTCGCCGACCGGAACGGGCACACGCTCGCGACTGCGGTAGAGGCCCTCCAAAAGACGCAGGGGAGCGCCCCAATCCAGTTTTCCCAGGGCCGCCAGGACCTCTCGATCTTTGCCGAGCGGACCCACGACTTCTGCAACCTGGGGCCGGGATCGATCGGGCAACCGCACAAAGCGAACGAATCGGCCTCGGTGGCCGGAATGGTCGCGGCCGCCCGGGCGCTGCACGGTCTAATCGAGGCGATCTAG
- the paaD gene encoding 1,2-phenylacetyl-CoA epoxidase subunit PaaD — protein sequence MVTPAALTEAVWDVLRTVEDPELPIAITDLGLVRDVQVAGDRISVRLVPTWTGCPALDVIRARVREALQALPGVTDAAVEYTYDEPWTIDRVTPRGRRRLEAHGLAVPRCRFSEPAVCPTCGSREVALDSLFGPTLCRATYICRACRNPFERFKPPADPEDLGR from the coding sequence CGCGGCGCTCACCGAAGCGGTCTGGGATGTCCTCCGGACGGTCGAGGACCCGGAACTCCCGATTGCCATCACCGACCTCGGACTGGTCCGCGATGTGCAGGTCGCCGGCGACCGGATCTCGGTCCGTCTCGTCCCGACCTGGACGGGGTGTCCAGCGCTCGACGTCATCAGGGCGCGCGTGCGGGAGGCGCTTCAGGCCCTTCCGGGCGTCACGGACGCCGCGGTCGAGTACACCTACGACGAACCGTGGACGATAGACCGAGTCACCCCGCGCGGACGCCGACGCCTCGAGGCGCACGGCCTCGCGGTGCCCCGGTGCCGCTTCAGCGAGCCGGCGGTGTGCCCCACCTGCGGATCACGCGAAGTCGCGCTGGACAGCCTGTTCGGGCCGACCCTGTGCCGGGCCACCTACATCTGCCGCGCCTGCCGCAATCCCTTCGAGCGATTCAAGCCGCCCGCCGATCCCGAAGACCTCGGACGCTAG